The window TTTCCCAATCCTCCCCGTCGGCATGGCACTCCTGTGGGCGCGGAAAGGATGGGGGCTTCTGAACATCGTCCCGCTCCCGGAAACTGTTTCCATCCTGCTTGGCATTCTGGCGCTCGATCTGCTCATCTACGTCCAGCACGTGCTGTTTCACCGGGTTCCTCTTTTCTGGCGGCTCCACCGGATGCACCACACGGATCTGGACCTCGATCTGACCTCGGCGCTCCGTTTTCACCCATTGGAGATCGTGCTCTCGCTGCTGATTAAAATGGCCGCGGTGGCTCTCCTCGGTCCTCCCGCCCTGGCCGTCATCCTCTTTGAGATCATTCTCAACGGCATGGCCATGTTCAACCACGGCAATTTCCGAATCCCAGCACGACTAGACAGCTTGCTGCGGCGAATCGTGGTGACTCCCGACATGCATCTCGTTCATCATTCCTCACTCCGGAAAGAAGCCAATCATAACTTCGGGTTCAACCTCTCCTGGTGGGACCGGCTCTTCGGAACATACCAGGCAGAACCGGCGGCGGGCCGGGAGGGGATGGTCATTGGTCTTACGGGCTTTCTGGATGTCCGGTATGCCCGATTCTGGAAGATGATCCTGAATCCGCTGGAAAAGGGGGGACGGGCATGGCGCTGAACCCTCCGCCGAAACCGAACCGGCGCCTCGCGGTCTTTGTCCGCTATCCCGAGCCTGGCAAGGTCAAGACCAGGCTGGCTAATGTGTACGGCGACTCTTTCGCGGCAGAACTTTACGGATATTTCGTGGACGATCTGTTAGAGACACTGGCGCCGGGAAGCTACCAGTTGGAGATTTTTTTCACACCGGCGGAGAGGGAGATCGAGATCAGGCAGCGATTCGGCAGACGGTTCCGCTACACCCCCCAAGAAGGCGAAGGACTCGGAGACAGAATGAAGAACGCCTTCCGCTCCTGCTTTGCGCAGGGGTTTGCTTCGGCCCTGCTGATCGGGAGCGACTCTCCGGATCTGACCGCGGAGATTGTCGAGCAGGCTTTCCAGCCCCTGGAGAGCGGGCAGGGGGCCGTGGTCGGACCTGCATTCGACGGCGGTTACTATCTGATCGGGTTTCGTTCCGATACGTTCGAGCCTGCTGTTTTCAACGAGATACCCTGGGGAGAAAACAGCGTCTTTGAAATCACCCGGACCCGGCTCCGCAACCGCGGATATCGGCTCCACGAGTCGCCGGCATGGCATGATATTGATACGGAGAAAG of the Syntrophobacterales bacterium genome contains:
- a CDS encoding TIGR04282 family arsenosugar biosynthesis glycosyltransferase gives rise to the protein MALNPPPKPNRRLAVFVRYPEPGKVKTRLANVYGDSFAAELYGYFVDDLLETLAPGSYQLEIFFTPAEREIEIRQRFGRRFRYTPQEGEGLGDRMKNAFRSCFAQGFASALLIGSDSPDLTAEIVEQAFQPLESGQGAVVGPAFDGGYYLIGFRSDTFEPAVFNEIPWGENSVFEITRTRLRNRGYRLHESPAWHDIDTEKDLADLQARHGNTAFSRSRTMDFLRKWRGGFHKGSGLPFEQFTAASKALRIG
- a CDS encoding sterol desaturase family protein translates to MIFPDINFQLYFPQNEAAIRIGCFLFLFIVIAIAETLAPRRPLIVKKPLRWFGNISIHLVNGLLPRLLFPILPVGMALLWARKGWGLLNIVPLPETVSILLGILALDLLIYVQHVLFHRVPLFWRLHRMHHTDLDLDLTSALRFHPLEIVLSLLIKMAAVALLGPPALAVILFEIILNGMAMFNHGNFRIPARLDSLLRRIVVTPDMHLVHHSSLRKEANHNFGFNLSWWDRLFGTYQAEPAAGREGMVIGLTGFLDVRYARFWKMILNPLEKGGRAWR